From Juglans regia cultivar Chandler chromosome 6, Walnut 2.0, whole genome shotgun sequence, the proteins below share one genomic window:
- the LOC108985789 gene encoding patatin-like protein 2: protein METTMSVQPQHPTYRNLITILSIDGGGIRGIIPGTILAFLESQLQELDGEEARLADYFDVIAGTSTGGLVTAMLAAPNENNRPLFDAKDITPFYLQHGPRIFPQKGGLYGIFRSLIGPKYDGKYLHGVLREKLGETRLHSTLTNIVIPTFDIKNLQPTVFTSYEAKKNHSCLNARLSDICIGTSAAPTYLPAHNFKHQNDGGKVSEFNLIDGGVAANNPALVAINQITKEIFDANPEFFPIKPTDYGRFLVISLGTGSGKIEKKYSAQMAAKWGLLDWLVHGGSVPIVDVFTQASADMVDLHLAVVFQALHSAQNYLRIQDDTLTGTAASVDDSSKENLNKLVEIGEKLLKKPVSRVNLQTGHSEPVKNCGTNEDALRMFAKKLSQEKKCREAGKSTHMEHVDPDY, encoded by the exons ATGGAAACAACAATGTCGGTTCAGCCTCAGCACCCAACATACAGGAACTTGATCACCATTTTAAGCATTGATGGGGGTGGTATCAGGGGGATTATTCCTGGAACTATACTAGCTTTCCTTGAATCACAACTGCAg GAGCTGGACGGTGAAGAAGCTAGACTTGCAGACTACTTTGACGTGATTGCTGGAACAAGCACAGGTGGTCTTGTGACCGCCATGTTAGCTGCTCCAAATGAAAATAATCGACCTCTCTTTGATGCCAAGGATATCACGCCCTTCTATCTCCAACACGGTCCTCGGATTTTCCCACAGAAGGG TGGCTTATATGGAATCTTCAGATCACTGATAGGGCCCAAGTATGACGGGAAATACCTTCATGGGGTTCTAAGGGAGAAATTAGGAGAAACTCGGCTGCATAGCACATTGACCAATATTGTTATTCCAACTTTTGATATCAAGAATCTGCAGCCAACTGTTTTCACATCCTATGAg GCGAAGAAAAATCACTCCTGTTTGAATGCTCGACTATCCGATATATGCATTGGTACTTCGGCAGCTCCAACATACCTTCCTGCTCATAACTTCAAGCACCAAAACGATGGGGGAAAGGTTTCTGAATTCAATCTTATAGATGGAGGTGTTGCTGCAAATAACCcg GCTTTAGTTGCCATAAACCAAATAACGAAAGAGATCTTCGATGCCAATCCTGAATTCTTCCCAATAAAGCCCACAGACTATGGTCGCTTTCTTGTAATCTCATTGGGCACTGGCTCAGgaaagatagagaaaaaataCAGTGCTCAAATGGCAGCAAAGTGGGGCCTTCTTGATTGGCTAGTTCATGGCGGTTCAGTTCCAATAGTGGATGTGTTTACTCAAGCAAGTGCAGATATGGTTGATTTGCACCTAGCTGTGGTTTTCCAAGCCCTTCATTCAGCACAGAATTACCTCCGAATTCAA gATGACACCTTGACTGGGACAGCAGCTTCAGTTGATGACTCTTCAAAAGAGAACTTGAACAAACTTGTAGAGATAGGGGAGAAACTGTTGAAGAAACCAGTATCAAGAGTGAATTTGCAGACGGGTCATTCAGAACCAGTCAAGAATTGTGGCACAAATGAGGATGCTTTGAGAAT GTTTGCAAAAAAActttctcaagaaaaaaagtGTCGTGAGGCCGGAAAATCTACACACATGGAGCACGTTGATCCAGATTACTAG
- the LOC108985786 gene encoding UDP-glucuronate:xylan alpha-glucuronosyltransferase 2 isoform X1 — MQEGFGLQKMMKVIPSKALVIKINLIFLAFFLVVYASLLLRPSTSVYFENAASIVRCSLRECHHKAGTGLKMKAVLEETEAANSQKVKGNLTKIIEMPSFMIEMGGGMKIGMVNMEDLDVSEWSARSLETIPVTFERVSEYFEWKDLFPEWIDEEEEIDVATCPEVPMPDYRRYENMDMIVAQLPCKFPEKGWARDVLRLQVHLVAANLAVKKGKRDWYSKTKVVFLSKCRPMMELFRCDDLVKQEGDWWFFESDMGRLEQKVSLPVGSCKLSLPLWGQGIREVFDISNIQSSTKTPKREAYVTVLHSSESYVCGAITLAKSLIRTGTKRDLILLIDSSISTPKRDALAAAGWKIRIIERIRNPRAEKDTYNEYNYSKFRLWQLTDYDKLIFIDSDVLVLRNLDILFYFPQLSATGNDVSIFNSGIMVIEPSNCTFRVLMDHREDIISYNGGDQGFLNEIFVWWHRFPRRVNFLKNFWANTTVETGFKNQLFGADPPKVYSIHYLGLKPWQCYRDYDCNWNIPDQRVYATDVAHRRWWKFHDTMDEGLQRFCGLTERRRIELDWDTKKAREMGLPDEHWRINITDPRRSHLMD, encoded by the exons ATGCAGGAAGGATTTGGTCTTCAAAAGATGATGAAGGTCATTCCTTCAAAGGCTTTGGTGATCAAAATCAACTTGATCTTCCTTGCTTTCTTCCTTGTAGTTTATGCATCTCTTCTTCTCCGGCCATCTACTTCAGTTTACTTTGAGAATGCTGCGTCGATTGTTAGGTGTTCATTGCGTGAGTGCCATCACAAG GCGGGCACAGGTCTTAAGATGAAGGCGGTTTTGGAGGAGACAGAAGCTGCAAATTCACAAAAGGTTAAAGGAAACCTGACCAAGATAATAGAAATGCCAAGCTTCATGATTGAAATGGGGGGAGGAATGAAGATTGGGATGGTGAATATGGAAGACCTGGATGTGAGCGAATGGAGCGCACGCAGCTTGGAAACAATACCAGTCACATTCGAACGGGTCTCCGAGTATTTTGAATGGAAAGATTTGTTTCCTGAATGGATAGACGAGGAGGAAGAGATTGATGTTGCAACCTGCCCCGAGGTGCCAATGCCGGATTACAGAAGGTACGAAAACATGGACATGATTGTGGCGCAATTGCCATGCAAGTTTCCGGAGAAGGGTTGGGCAAGAGACGTGTTGAGGCTCCAAGTTCATCTTGTGGCAGCAAATTTAGCAGTGAAGAAAGGGAAGAGAGACTGGTACAGCAAGACCAAGGTGGTGTTTTTGAGCAAGTGCAGGCCGATGATGGAGCTGTTTAGATGCGATGATTTGGTGAAACAAGAAGGAGATTGGTGGTTTTTTGAGTCGGACATGGGGAGGTTGGAGCAGAAGGTTTCATTGCCAGTTGGGTCTTGCAAATTGTCTTTACCACTTTGGGGACAAG GGATACGTGAAGTCTTCGACATCTCCAACATTCAAAGCTCGACAAAGACACCAAAACGAGAAGCCTACGTTACAGTTCTTCATTCCTCTGAATCCTATGTTTGCGGTGCCATAACCCTCGCCAAAAGCCTCATCCGAACCGGCACAAAGCGCGACCTCATACTGCTCATAGATAGCTCCATCTCCACCCCCAAACGCGACGCCCTCGCCGCCGCAGGCTGGAAGATACGCATCATCGAGCGGATACGCAACCCTAGAGCCGAGAAGGACACGTACAACGAGTACAACTACAGCAAGTTCCGACTTTGGCAACTCACTGACTACGACAAACTCATATTCATTGATTCCGACGTCCTTGTTTTACGTAACCTCGACATCCTCTTCTACTTCCCTCAGTTGTCAGCCACCGGCAACGACGTTTCCATCTTCAACTCCGGCATAATGGTTATCGAGCCCTCCAACTGCACGTTTCGAGTGCTCATGGATCATCGAGAAGACATAATTTCGTACAACGGCGGTGACCAAGGTTTCCTCAACGAAATCTTTGTGTGGTGGCACCGGTTCCCGAGGAGGGTGAATTTCTTGAAGAATTTTTGGGCGAACACGACGGTGGAGACAGGGTTTAAGAACCAGCTGTTCGGGGCGGACCCGCCTAAGGTTTATTCTATACACTATTTAGGGTTGAAGCCATGGCAATGCTATAGGGACTATGACTGTAACTGGAACATTCCGGACCAACGTGTTTATGCGACCGATGTGGCGCACCGGAGGTGGTGGAAGTTTCACGACACCATGGATGAAGGGTTGCAGCGTTTTTGTGGGTTGACGGAGAGGAGGAGGATTGAGTTGGATTGGGACACAAAGAAGGCTAGGGAGATGGGGTTGCCTGATGAGCATTGGCGGATTAATATTACAGATCCTAGACGGTCTCATTTGATGGATTAG
- the LOC108985786 gene encoding UDP-glucuronate:xylan alpha-glucuronosyltransferase 2 isoform X2, with amino-acid sequence MKAVLEETEAANSQKVKGNLTKIIEMPSFMIEMGGGMKIGMVNMEDLDVSEWSARSLETIPVTFERVSEYFEWKDLFPEWIDEEEEIDVATCPEVPMPDYRRYENMDMIVAQLPCKFPEKGWARDVLRLQVHLVAANLAVKKGKRDWYSKTKVVFLSKCRPMMELFRCDDLVKQEGDWWFFESDMGRLEQKVSLPVGSCKLSLPLWGQGIREVFDISNIQSSTKTPKREAYVTVLHSSESYVCGAITLAKSLIRTGTKRDLILLIDSSISTPKRDALAAAGWKIRIIERIRNPRAEKDTYNEYNYSKFRLWQLTDYDKLIFIDSDVLVLRNLDILFYFPQLSATGNDVSIFNSGIMVIEPSNCTFRVLMDHREDIISYNGGDQGFLNEIFVWWHRFPRRVNFLKNFWANTTVETGFKNQLFGADPPKVYSIHYLGLKPWQCYRDYDCNWNIPDQRVYATDVAHRRWWKFHDTMDEGLQRFCGLTERRRIELDWDTKKAREMGLPDEHWRINITDPRRSHLMD; translated from the exons ATGAAGGCGGTTTTGGAGGAGACAGAAGCTGCAAATTCACAAAAGGTTAAAGGAAACCTGACCAAGATAATAGAAATGCCAAGCTTCATGATTGAAATGGGGGGAGGAATGAAGATTGGGATGGTGAATATGGAAGACCTGGATGTGAGCGAATGGAGCGCACGCAGCTTGGAAACAATACCAGTCACATTCGAACGGGTCTCCGAGTATTTTGAATGGAAAGATTTGTTTCCTGAATGGATAGACGAGGAGGAAGAGATTGATGTTGCAACCTGCCCCGAGGTGCCAATGCCGGATTACAGAAGGTACGAAAACATGGACATGATTGTGGCGCAATTGCCATGCAAGTTTCCGGAGAAGGGTTGGGCAAGAGACGTGTTGAGGCTCCAAGTTCATCTTGTGGCAGCAAATTTAGCAGTGAAGAAAGGGAAGAGAGACTGGTACAGCAAGACCAAGGTGGTGTTTTTGAGCAAGTGCAGGCCGATGATGGAGCTGTTTAGATGCGATGATTTGGTGAAACAAGAAGGAGATTGGTGGTTTTTTGAGTCGGACATGGGGAGGTTGGAGCAGAAGGTTTCATTGCCAGTTGGGTCTTGCAAATTGTCTTTACCACTTTGGGGACAAG GGATACGTGAAGTCTTCGACATCTCCAACATTCAAAGCTCGACAAAGACACCAAAACGAGAAGCCTACGTTACAGTTCTTCATTCCTCTGAATCCTATGTTTGCGGTGCCATAACCCTCGCCAAAAGCCTCATCCGAACCGGCACAAAGCGCGACCTCATACTGCTCATAGATAGCTCCATCTCCACCCCCAAACGCGACGCCCTCGCCGCCGCAGGCTGGAAGATACGCATCATCGAGCGGATACGCAACCCTAGAGCCGAGAAGGACACGTACAACGAGTACAACTACAGCAAGTTCCGACTTTGGCAACTCACTGACTACGACAAACTCATATTCATTGATTCCGACGTCCTTGTTTTACGTAACCTCGACATCCTCTTCTACTTCCCTCAGTTGTCAGCCACCGGCAACGACGTTTCCATCTTCAACTCCGGCATAATGGTTATCGAGCCCTCCAACTGCACGTTTCGAGTGCTCATGGATCATCGAGAAGACATAATTTCGTACAACGGCGGTGACCAAGGTTTCCTCAACGAAATCTTTGTGTGGTGGCACCGGTTCCCGAGGAGGGTGAATTTCTTGAAGAATTTTTGGGCGAACACGACGGTGGAGACAGGGTTTAAGAACCAGCTGTTCGGGGCGGACCCGCCTAAGGTTTATTCTATACACTATTTAGGGTTGAAGCCATGGCAATGCTATAGGGACTATGACTGTAACTGGAACATTCCGGACCAACGTGTTTATGCGACCGATGTGGCGCACCGGAGGTGGTGGAAGTTTCACGACACCATGGATGAAGGGTTGCAGCGTTTTTGTGGGTTGACGGAGAGGAGGAGGATTGAGTTGGATTGGGACACAAAGAAGGCTAGGGAGATGGGGTTGCCTGATGAGCATTGGCGGATTAATATTACAGATCCTAGACGGTCTCATTTGATGGATTAG
- the LOC108985790 gene encoding protein TIC 22, chloroplastic, whose translation MESPKPYGPTNPLLSLSTFVHQHCHRLCAELASRFKDTKRLAGTLSDGWPPVASRRPRSSYPPLFASVTQAKQALAAGLSSDHVAKTLTGTSVYTVSNSNNEFVLISDPNGVNSIGLLCFRQEDAEAFLAQVRTRKRELRSEAKVVPITLDQVYMLKVEGIAFRFLPDPVQIKNALELKTADSRNGFDGVPVFQSDLLVVKKKNKRYCPIYFTKEDIEKELSKVSRASRGLALSQHIMVGSLEAVLRKMEMSERNSGWEDLIFIPPGKSHSQHIQEVLKA comes from the exons ATGGAGTCCCCAAAACCCTACGGCCCCACAAACCCCCTTCTCTCGCTCTCCACCTTCGTCCACCAGCACTGCCACCGGCTCTGCGCCGAGCTAGCCAGCCGCTTCAAGGACACCAAGCGACTCGCTGGAACCCTATCTGACGGCTGGCCCCCTGTGGCAAGCCGGCGTCCCCGTTCGTCGTATCCTCCGCTGTTCGCGTCGGTAACACAGGCGAAGCAAGCCTTAGCCGCAGGTCTGAGCTCCGACCACGTGGCAAAAACCCTAACTGGCACGTCAGTCTACACTGTCAGCAATTCGAACAATGAGTTCGTCCTTATCTCTGATCCCAATGGTGTCAACTCGATTGGGTTGCTTTGTTTTCGCCAGGAGGACGCCGAGGCCTTCCTTGCTCAA GTTAGAACACGGAAAAGAGAACTACGAAGTGAGGCAAAGGTTGTTCCCATTACTCTTGACCAG GTATATATGTTGAAGGTCGAAGGAATTGCATTTCGGTTTTTGCCTGACCCTGTTCAAATAAAGAACGCATTGGAG CTCAAAACCGCAGATTCCAGGAATGGGTTTGATGGAGTTCCTGTTTTTCAG TCCGACCTTCTGGTtgtcaagaagaaaaacaagcGTTACTGTCCAATTTACTTTACAAAG GAGGATATAGAAAAAGAACTGTCGAAGGTCTCTAGGGCATCAAGAGGACTAGCATTATCCCAACATATTATG GTTGGTAGCTTGGAAgctgttttgagaaaaatggag ATGAGTGAGCGGAACTCAGGGTGGGAAGATCTGATTTTTATTCCACCTGGCAAAAGCCACTCTCAACACATTCAAGAAGTGCTTAAAGCATGA
- the LOC108985791 gene encoding protein CYPRO4, whose amino-acid sequence MGANHSREDLELSDSDAENYEEQSEQEEAEQEEENYHDAKDRSSERRPKTPSSLDQVEAKLKALQLKYPSSDQNPNLKNAVKLYLHIGGNTPIAKWVVSEKLTSYSFVKTSRIDGDNDEDEDGEDDEEGGDSWWFLKVSSKIRVKVSTEAQLKTFGDQRRVDFVAKGVWAMKFYSDEDYKGFVAKFQECLFENTYGVEATEENKVKLYGKDFIGWLKPETLDDSMWEDADDAFSKSPSSETPVRASQDLREEFEEVANGGIQSLALGALDNSFLVGDSGIQVVKNFAHGIQGKGVYVNFDGGDYRSGSSLAHSTPRKALLMKAETNMLLMSPMNGGKPHSKGLHQLDIETGRIVTEWKFEKDGTDITMRDVTNESKGAQLDPSGSTFLGLDDNRLCRWDMRDRKGMVQNLANASTPVLNWTQGHQFSRGTNFQCFATTGDGSIVVGSLDGKIRLYSINSMRQAKTAFPGLGSPITHVDVTFDGKWILGTTDTYLILICTLFTDKDGKTKNGFSGRMGNRISAPRLLKLNPLDSHLAGVNNKFRNAQFSWVTENGKQERHLVATVGKFSVIWNFLQVKNSSHECYRNQDGLKSCYCYKIVLKDDSIVDSRFMHEKFAVTDSPEAPLVIATPMKVSSFSISSRR is encoded by the exons ATGGGTGCCAATCACAGCCGCGAAGATCTGGAACTCTCCGACTCCGACGCCGAAAATTACGAGGAACAGTCGGAACAAGAAGAAGctgaacaagaagaagaaaactacCATGACGCAAAAGATAGGTCCTCGGAGCGCAGACCCAAAACACCGTCTTCGCTCGATCAAGTAGAGGCCAAGCTCAAGGCCCTGCAGCTTAAATACCCCTCCTCAGACCAGAACCCCAATCTGAAGAATGCCGTCAAGCTCTACCTCCACATTGGTGGAAACACCCCAATCGCCAAATGGGTAGTCTCAGAGAAACTCACTTCGTACTCTTTCGTCAAGACCTCTCGAATCGACGGTGACAATGACGAGGACGAAGACGGGGAAGATGACGAGGAAGGCGGAGATTCTTGGTGGTTTTTGAAAGTTAGTTCCAAGATTAGGGTGAAGGTTTCAACGGAGGCGCAATTGAAGACTTTTGGGGATCAGCGTCGTGTTGATTTTGTGGCCAAAGGTGTTTGGGCGATGAAGTTTTATAGCGACGAAGACTACAAGGGCTTTGTTGCTAAGTTTCAGGAATGTTTGTTTGAGAATACGTACGGGGTAGAGGCCACCGAGGAGAATAAGGTGAAGTTGTACGGGAAAGACTTCATTGGGTGGTTGAAGCCGGAAACTCTGGACGACTCTATGTGGGAAGACGCTGATGATGCATTCTCAAAGAGCCCGAGTTCAGAAACGCCGGTGAGAGCGAGCCAAGATTTGAGGGAGGAGTTCGAGGAGGTGGCCAATGGTGGGATACAGAGCTTGGCATTGGGGGCGTTGGATAATAGTTTCTTAGTTGGTGATTCGGGCATTCAAGTTGTCAAGAACTTCGCTCATGGAATTCAAGGGAAAGGAGTTTATGTCAATTTCGACGGTGGGGATTACAGGAGTGGTTCGAGTTTGGCGCACTCCACGCCGAGAAAGGCACTGCTTATGAAGGCAGAGACTAATATGCTCCTCATGAGTCCAATGAATGGTGGGAAGCCTCACTCCAAAGGGCTCCATCAGCTTGATATTGAAACTGGGAGGATTGTTACGGagtggaagtttgagaaagatGGAACTGATATTACAATGAGGGATGTGACAAATGAGAGTAAAGGAGCACAATTGGATCCCTCAGGCTCAACGTTTCTGGGATTGGATGACAACAGGCTTTGCCGGTGGGATATGCGTGATCGAAAAGGGATGGTTCAAAATCTTGCTAATGCTAGCACCCCCGTCTTGAATTGGACACAGGGGCATCAGTTCTCCCGAGGGACTAATTTTCAGTGCTTTGCAACTACTGGTGATGGCTCAATTGTTGTTGGGTCTCTTGATGGGAAGATTAGATTGTATTCGATCAACTCTATGAGACAAGCAAAGACTGCTTTCCCGGGCCTTGGTTCACCTATTACTCATGTGGATGTTACCTTTGATGGGAAGTGGATCTTGGGGACTACGGATACCTATTTGATCCTTATCTGCACGCTCTTTACTGACaaggatggaaaaacaaagAATGGGTTTAGTGGCCGTATGGGGAATAGGATCTCAGCTCCGAGATTGTTGAAGCTAAACCCACTGGATTCGCATCTAGCTGGAGTAAATAATAAGTTTCGAAATGCTCAGTTTTCATGG GTCACGGAGAATGGAAAGCAGGAGCGCCATTTGGTTGCAACAGTGGGCAAATTTAGTGTGATATGGAACTTCTTACAGGTGAAGAATAGCTCTCATGAATGCTACCGCAATCAGGATGGTCTCAAGAGCTGCTATTGTTACAAGATAGTCCTGAAGGATGACTCCATAGTTGATAGTCGTTTCATGCATGAGAAATTTGCCGTCACCGATTCACCTGAGGCCCCGCTGGTCATTGCAACCCCCATGAAAGTCAGCTCCTTCAGCATATCCAGCAGGCGATGA